Proteins from a single region of Campylobacter concisus:
- a CDS encoding SEL1-like repeat protein yields the protein MKKSLVLLFACLGLLNAGYIKEALSAKDDHNKLAKIYEDACDKEKKASGCYNLAVLYSRGDGNVKKDEAKAAMLYEKACDQNFSMACSNLGYAYEKGKGVEKDLEKAVKFYEKACKDNEGCTELGLLYANGTGVTKDLKKAKELYEKACKAGDGIGCSNLGYLYAQGEGVEKDYAKAKVNYEMACANEAGIGCDNLGFLYVYAQGVDQNLTKATKLYEQACIYGYEKGCNNYAIMLAEGKGVKEDLEKACEIFTRSCKNGLKEACENLEILGKY from the coding sequence ATGAAAAAGAGTTTGGTTTTATTGTTTGCTTGTTTGGGACTATTAAACGCTGGCTATATCAAAGAGGCTTTAAGCGCAAAAGATGATCACAACAAGCTAGCAAAAATTTATGAAGATGCTTGCGATAAAGAGAAAAAGGCATCAGGCTGCTACAATCTAGCTGTACTTTACAGCAGAGGTGATGGTAATGTCAAAAAGGACGAAGCAAAGGCGGCGATGCTTTATGAAAAGGCTTGTGATCAAAACTTCTCTATGGCTTGCAGTAATCTTGGCTACGCCTATGAAAAAGGTAAAGGCGTGGAGAAAGACCTAGAAAAAGCAGTGAAATTTTATGAAAAAGCCTGCAAAGACAACGAGGGTTGCACAGAGCTTGGCTTGCTTTATGCGAATGGCACCGGCGTGACAAAGGATCTTAAAAAGGCAAAAGAGCTTTACGAAAAGGCTTGCAAGGCAGGGGATGGCATAGGATGTAGTAATCTTGGCTATTTGTACGCGCAAGGTGAAGGTGTCGAGAAAGACTATGCAAAAGCCAAAGTAAACTACGAAATGGCTTGCGCAAACGAAGCTGGCATAGGGTGTGACAACCTTGGCTTTTTATATGTATATGCACAAGGCGTTGATCAAAACCTCACAAAAGCTACAAAACTTTACGAGCAAGCGTGCATATATGGATATGAAAAGGGCTGCAACAACTACGCTATCATGCTAGCAGAGGGCAAAGGTGTGAAAGAAGATTTAGAAAAAGCATGTGAAATTTTTACCAGAAGCTGCAAAAATGGCTTAAAAGAAGCGTGTGAGAATTTAGAAATTTTAGGAAAGTATTGA
- the ccsA gene encoding cytochrome c biogenesis protein — translation MRILNIYRLSLILLFILAFGAGLATFLENFYDTQTARVLVYEALWYECVMFACTICLAISIVKIKMYKKFGAFLIHLAFIVIFIGAALTRYFGEEGVMHLRALQSSNVMQSVKPYLRVEMLGENFSYPLKLSLFGKNDFEFKNFIDGKEFIINLLGYKKDEKNAPATLSLEISFNGEKKSVKLKGGAGYELEPSVLSFGGQEVKFYFSSKALNLPFSLKLDEFILERYAGLNSPSSYTSKVSIACSKYDISLNNPLTIDGYKIFQSSYDPDELGSAFEISRDPGKIPTYIGYFLLCLGFVANLFSKKSRFFRLLNFIKGSQIVFLAILLLNATPNFANENNKNLDAHASKFAKILTQADSRISPAGSYSRAVISKISTKTTLFGLSSEELMLSFAISPKEWMDKRIVKITSERVGELLGVNEKFASFNDVFNENGEYKLAKFVEAANEKSASKRDKFDNDVIKFDERLNVLYLALKGEILKFIPAKNGDKLTWLGVNEAFGSSEISSELKSVLGAYIENLSLCVKSGECKEADRSLEKISSYQRSTLGSLAPSEAKVELEVLYNQMEIFKFLIYFYMILGLVSLALGFYRLFSGKKFRFEGALSLAFYFGFAVHLLNLALRAYISGHAPWSDAYESLVYISLASVLAGVLFFKHQSFALGAASLFASVSLLVAHLNFINPQITNLVPVLKSFWLSVHVSVITASYGFLGFSFVLGLLGLLLMAIKNKKNEQKLSEQIRYLAATDELSLIIGLSLLTIGNFLGGVWANESWGRYWGWDSKESWSYITIIIYAIALHLRFIPRLKNIFTFLVASVLSFGSVIFTYFGVNFYLSGLHSYANGDGFSVSNLLYLILMLLALLIAFAYRGKDIKEI, via the coding sequence ATGAGAATTTTAAATATCTACCGCTTGTCTTTGATATTATTATTTATTCTTGCTTTTGGTGCAGGGCTTGCGACTTTTTTAGAAAATTTTTATGACACACAAACGGCCAGAGTACTTGTCTATGAAGCGCTTTGGTACGAGTGTGTTATGTTTGCTTGCACTATTTGTTTAGCCATTAGTATCGTAAAAATCAAGATGTATAAAAAATTTGGCGCATTTTTGATACATCTTGCTTTTATTGTTATCTTCATCGGGGCTGCGCTTACAAGGTATTTTGGCGAAGAGGGTGTTATGCATCTTAGAGCTCTGCAAAGCTCAAATGTAATGCAAAGCGTTAAGCCTTATCTTAGAGTCGAAATGCTTGGAGAAAATTTTAGTTATCCATTAAAATTAAGCTTATTTGGTAAAAACGACTTTGAGTTTAAAAATTTTATAGACGGCAAGGAATTTATAATTAACTTGCTTGGATATAAAAAAGATGAGAAAAACGCTCCTGCTACGCTTAGTTTAGAGATAAGCTTTAACGGCGAAAAAAAGAGCGTTAAGCTAAAAGGCGGAGCTGGATATGAGCTGGAGCCTAGTGTGCTAAGTTTTGGTGGGCAAGAGGTGAAATTTTACTTTAGCTCAAAGGCTTTAAATTTACCATTTTCATTAAAGCTTGATGAGTTTATTTTAGAGCGATATGCGGGGCTAAATAGTCCATCATCTTATACAAGTAAAGTAAGTATCGCTTGCAGTAAGTACGACATCTCGCTAAATAATCCACTAACGATTGATGGCTATAAAATTTTTCAGTCTTCATACGATCCTGATGAGCTTGGAAGCGCTTTTGAGATCAGCCGTGATCCTGGCAAAATCCCAACTTACATAGGATATTTTTTGCTTTGTCTTGGCTTTGTGGCAAATTTATTTAGTAAAAAGAGCCGTTTTTTTAGGCTACTAAATTTTATAAAAGGTTCGCAAATCGTATTTTTGGCTATTTTGCTTTTAAATGCTACTCCAAATTTTGCTAATGAAAATAATAAAAATTTAGACGCTCATGCAAGCAAATTTGCCAAAATTTTGACTCAAGCTGACAGCAGAATCTCTCCTGCTGGCTCTTACTCAAGAGCTGTGATAAGTAAAATTTCAACCAAAACCACGCTATTTGGTCTTAGTAGCGAGGAGCTAATGCTCTCTTTTGCCATCTCGCCAAAAGAGTGGATGGACAAAAGGATAGTAAAGATCACAAGCGAGCGTGTGGGCGAGCTTTTGGGAGTTAATGAGAAATTTGCTAGTTTTAACGACGTCTTTAACGAAAATGGTGAGTATAAGCTGGCTAAATTTGTAGAAGCTGCAAATGAAAAATCCGCCTCAAAAAGAGATAAATTTGATAATGACGTGATCAAATTTGATGAGAGACTAAATGTCTTATATCTTGCACTAAAGGGAGAAATTTTAAAATTTATCCCAGCTAAAAATGGCGATAAATTAACGTGGCTAGGCGTAAATGAAGCCTTTGGCTCAAGTGAAATTTCAAGCGAGCTTAAAAGCGTCTTAGGCGCTTATATAGAAAATTTAAGCCTTTGCGTAAAAAGTGGCGAGTGCAAAGAGGCTGATAGGAGCTTGGAGAAAATTTCAAGCTATCAAAGAAGCACTCTAGGCTCTCTTGCACCAAGCGAGGCAAAGGTGGAGCTTGAAGTGCTTTATAACCAAATGGAAATTTTTAAATTTCTTATATATTTTTACATGATTCTTGGGCTAGTTTCGCTTGCTCTTGGCTTTTATAGGCTATTTTCTGGAAAGAAATTTAGATTTGAGGGTGCATTAAGCCTTGCGTTTTATTTTGGCTTTGCGGTGCATTTGTTAAATTTAGCTCTTCGTGCTTATATCTCAGGGCATGCACCTTGGAGCGATGCTTATGAGAGCTTAGTCTATATCTCGCTTGCAAGTGTATTAGCTGGAGTTTTATTTTTTAAACATCAAAGCTTTGCTCTTGGAGCTGCTTCACTTTTTGCAAGTGTGAGCTTGCTTGTCGCTCATCTAAATTTTATAAATCCACAAATAACAAATCTAGTCCCAGTTTTAAAGTCATTTTGGCTTAGTGTGCATGTAAGTGTCATCACGGCAAGCTACGGCTTTTTGGGCTTTAGTTTTGTGCTTGGGCTTCTTGGGCTTCTTTTAATGGCTATAAAAAACAAAAAAAACGAGCAAAAGCTCAGCGAGCAGATAAGATACCTTGCCGCTACTGATGAGCTAAGCCTCATCATAGGACTTAGCTTGCTAACTATTGGAAATTTTCTTGGTGGCGTCTGGGCAAACGAGAGCTGGGGCAGATACTGGGGCTGGGACAGCAAAGAGAGCTGGTCGTACATAACGATAATTATTTATGCTATTGCACTTCATTTAAGATTTATCCCAAGATTAAAAAATATTTTTACCTTTTTAGTAGCTAGTGTGCTCTCTTTTGGTTCAGTTATTTTTACCTATTTTGGTGTAAATTTCTATCTAAGTGGACTTCACTCATATGCAAATGGCGATGGATTTAGCGTTTCAAATTTACTTTATTTGATTTTAATGCTCTTGGCTTTACTAATCGCCTTTGCTTATAGAGGTAAGGATATAAAAGAGATTTAG
- a CDS encoding pseudouridine synthase — protein sequence MEKTRLNKFISHNTNYSRREADELIKAGKVSIAGRVVSDLATSVDEDDKVRINGRLIKLKKEFTVIVYHKQKGELVSKKDDRGRKTIYDTLDKKFAKFVSVGRLDYASEGLLLLTDAPAIATALMNSDIEREYYLKVKGEVTKEVVEAMTNGFFAKDATKGAHAKTTIKSMEFKPFLAYKVFGSSGGYTKLKVIINEGQNRELRRFFGYFDLEVMDLKRVSFGRVSLDMLKPGKWRYFENSEYEDLRDFLKVNNIRY from the coding sequence ATGGAAAAAACAAGACTTAATAAATTTATCTCACATAACACAAACTACTCACGCCGTGAGGCAGATGAGCTGATAAAAGCTGGCAAGGTTAGTATAGCGGGGCGTGTGGTTAGCGACCTTGCCACAAGCGTGGATGAAGATGATAAAGTTCGTATAAATGGCCGTTTGATAAAGCTAAAAAAAGAATTTACCGTTATCGTTTATCACAAACAAAAGGGCGAGCTAGTTAGCAAGAAAGATGATCGCGGACGAAAAACGATCTATGACACGCTAGACAAGAAATTTGCCAAATTTGTTAGCGTAGGGCGCCTAGACTACGCAAGCGAGGGGCTACTTTTACTAACTGATGCGCCTGCGATCGCCACAGCGCTCATGAATAGCGATATAGAAAGAGAGTACTATCTAAAAGTAAAAGGCGAAGTAACGAAAGAGGTTGTTGAGGCCATGACAAATGGCTTTTTTGCCAAGGACGCTACCAAAGGTGCTCACGCAAAAACCACTATAAAATCAATGGAATTTAAGCCATTTCTAGCCTATAAAGTCTTTGGCTCAAGTGGTGGCTACACAAAACTAAAGGTCATTATCAATGAGGGACAAAACAGAGAGCTTCGCCGCTTCTTTGGCTACTTTGACCTTGAAGTGATGGATCTAAAACGTGTTAGTTTTGGGCGTGTTAGCCTTGATATGCTAAAGCCTGGCAAATGGCGCTACTTTGAAAACAGCGAATACGAAGACCTAAGAGATTTTTTAAAGGTTAATAACATTAGATACTAA
- a CDS encoding ABC transporter ATP-binding protein — MINIRGVSLVYNQNKQNEFCALKNINLDINNGELVILKGISGSGKSTLLSLIALLQKPTSGEILIDGTNIAKLPDAFCSELRHKRLGLVFQNFNLIEGLSVYENLLAPFALTNFKANVRDEMIKKALSLANIAHKKDENVSNLSGGERQRCAVARALSMDANIILADEPTANLDRQNARAFLGLLESFKALKKSVIVATHDSIFDELSATDRIVSLQNGEIV; from the coding sequence ATGATAAATATAAGAGGTGTTAGCCTAGTTTATAACCAAAACAAACAAAATGAGTTTTGCGCTTTAAAAAATATAAATTTAGATATTAATAACGGCGAGCTAGTGATACTAAAAGGCATTAGTGGAAGCGGCAAAAGCACCTTGCTTTCGCTTATCGCCCTACTTCAAAAGCCAACTAGTGGAGAAATTTTAATAGATGGCACTAACATTGCAAAGCTGCCTGATGCCTTTTGCTCTGAGCTTAGACATAAAAGGCTTGGATTAGTTTTTCAAAATTTTAACCTCATCGAGGGACTAAGTGTCTATGAAAATTTACTAGCTCCATTTGCTCTAACAAATTTCAAGGCAAATGTGCGAGATGAGATGATAAAAAAGGCTCTAAGTCTCGCAAATATCGCTCATAAAAAAGATGAGAACGTATCAAATTTAAGTGGTGGCGAGCGTCAAAGATGTGCGGTAGCTAGGGCTTTATCAATGGATGCTAACATCATCTTGGCTGATGAGCCAACGGCAAATTTAGACAGACAAAATGCACGTGCATTTTTGGGCTTACTAGAGTCTTTTAAAGCTCTAAAAAAGAGTGTCATTGTCGCTACTCACGATAGCATTTTTGATGAGTTAAGTGCAACAGATAGGATTGTTAGCTTGCAAAACGGAGAGATAGTATGA
- a CDS encoding nitrous oxide reductase accessory protein NosL, producing MILRSILGSALLATLLFSASANEQAVKMKPMFQSVDPSKATLVGSGEGKEYCAVCGMNLVKFYKTNHVYNGKQVASLHCLYELTEGKIPSEAQVVDTKNLNLIDVNKAFYVVGSSVKGTMTRNSKYAFSTEADAKEFQAENGGEIMNFAKAYEIAGQDFEGDNKMIKAKREDGVYAHGKEFYEANCDKTDPKSFKAISELKAHLKQVCDAKEANKAPEYDKHLQAAALYLWDAPANLGTSNQASKAKQEIKKSERIVVPKGARCAVCGMLVKNSPWATLIKADGKDYYFDGVKDMAQFYFADGKMKDAYVSDYYTLEKLDAKDAFYVHGSNVYGPMGDEFIPFKDEAKAESFLKDHAGKGVIRFDEIKNFIGK from the coding sequence ATGATTTTACGTTCTATCTTGGGTTCAGCACTGCTAGCGACCCTACTTTTTAGTGCCTCGGCAAATGAACAAGCCGTCAAAATGAAACCGATGTTTCAAAGCGTGGATCCTAGCAAGGCTACGCTAGTAGGAAGCGGCGAGGGCAAGGAGTATTGTGCTGTTTGTGGAATGAATTTGGTTAAATTTTATAAGACCAATCACGTATATAACGGCAAGCAAGTAGCATCACTTCACTGCTTATACGAGCTAACAGAAGGCAAGATCCCAAGCGAGGCACAAGTCGTTGATACTAAAAATTTAAATTTGATCGATGTAAATAAAGCCTTTTATGTCGTTGGCAGTAGTGTTAAAGGCACAATGACTAGAAATAGCAAATACGCTTTCTCAACCGAGGCTGATGCAAAAGAATTTCAAGCAGAAAATGGCGGTGAGATAATGAATTTTGCTAAAGCTTACGAGATCGCTGGACAGGATTTCGAGGGTGATAATAAAATGATAAAAGCTAAGCGCGAGGACGGCGTTTATGCACATGGTAAAGAATTTTATGAAGCAAACTGCGACAAAACTGATCCAAAAAGCTTTAAAGCTATCTCTGAGCTAAAAGCTCATCTTAAACAAGTATGCGACGCAAAAGAGGCTAACAAAGCTCCAGAGTACGACAAGCACTTGCAAGCCGCTGCTCTTTATCTATGGGATGCTCCGGCAAATTTAGGTACTAGCAACCAAGCCTCAAAAGCTAAACAAGAAATAAAAAAATCTGAGAGAATAGTCGTACCAAAAGGTGCAAGATGTGCGGTATGTGGCATGCTTGTCAAAAATTCTCCATGGGCGACACTCATCAAAGCAGATGGCAAAGATTATTATTTTGATGGTGTAAAGGATATGGCACAATTTTACTTTGCGGATGGCAAAATGAAAGATGCTTATGTGAGTGACTATTACACGCTAGAAAAGCTTGATGCAAAAGATGCGTTTTACGTTCATGGCTCAAACGTTTACGGACCAATGGGTGATGAGTTTATCCCATTTAAAGACGAAGCAAAGGCAGAGAGCTTTTTAAAAGATCATGCCGGCAAAGGTGTCATAAGATTTGACGAGATAAAGAATTTTATCGGTAAATAA
- a CDS encoding ABC transporter permease encodes MIGKNFINYAVVLLFKDRKDHLFSFCLFALIIFVLSSVLFISGSIQHDLINLVKDRSSIVVSAFRAGKGDLMHPGYIYDISKIDGVSDVRGVVDGEYYFVQKRIWFHLYEDDSLREDEMIVGEGVKAAMNELYYDESFNFLTEERMIPVKILKTMPAQSGLISNNAIFLHPNTLRAILNLKDEEYTKLYVEVPNTDEISEVALKIENLYPNSFALSIEDEVAKVRHLYYYKGGIFMSIYVSVMLIFFVLLKNQISLAYGSKKREIAILRSIGFCIKDIIFLKFIQNFIVSVSAFLLGVMLAYLFVFVLNAPLLKGIFLGDELLNFTNFTPILEFDKLFLIFVFGVIPFLAFVLIPSWRVASSDINEGLK; translated from the coding sequence ATGATAGGTAAAAATTTTATAAACTATGCTGTGGTTCTGCTTTTTAAAGATAGGAAGGATCACCTTTTTAGCTTTTGCCTCTTTGCACTCATTATCTTTGTGCTAAGCTCGGTACTTTTCATCTCTGGATCGATCCAACATGATCTTATAAATTTAGTAAAAGATAGATCAAGTATCGTAGTGAGCGCATTTCGTGCTGGCAAAGGCGATCTCATGCACCCTGGCTATATCTATGATATCTCGAAGATCGATGGCGTAAGTGATGTAAGGGGCGTAGTTGATGGAGAGTACTACTTCGTTCAAAAGCGTATTTGGTTCCATCTATATGAAGATGATAGCTTAAGAGAGGATGAGATGATCGTCGGAGAAGGTGTAAAGGCAGCGATGAATGAGCTTTACTACGATGAGAGCTTTAATTTTCTAACTGAAGAGCGCATGATACCAGTAAAGATATTAAAGACCATGCCGGCACAAAGTGGCTTAATCTCAAATAACGCTATATTTTTGCATCCAAATACGCTAAGGGCTATCTTAAATTTAAAAGATGAAGAGTATACAAAGCTCTACGTTGAGGTACCAAACACAGATGAGATCAGTGAAGTAGCTTTAAAGATAGAGAATTTATATCCAAATTCTTTCGCTCTTAGTATAGAAGATGAGGTGGCTAAGGTTAGGCACCTTTACTATTATAAGGGTGGAATTTTTATGAGCATTTACGTTAGCGTTATGCTTATATTCTTTGTCTTGCTTAAAAACCAAATTTCACTTGCCTATGGTAGTAAAAAGCGTGAAATAGCTATTTTAAGAAGCATTGGTTTTTGTATAAAAGATATTATATTTTTAAAATTTATACAAAATTTCATCGTGAGTGTTAGTGCTTTTTTACTCGGTGTTATGCTGGCTTATCTCTTTGTTTTTGTATTAAACGCTCCACTTTTAAAAGGGATATTTTTAGGTGATGAGCTTTTAAATTTTACAAATTTCACGCCTATTTTAGAGTTTGATAAGCTCTTTTTGATCTTTGTCTTTGGCGTCATACCATTTTTGGCGTTTGTACTTATACCTTCATGGAGAGTAGCAAGTAGTGACATAAATGAGGGACTAAAATGA
- the nrfD gene encoding NrfD/PsrC family molybdoenzyme membrane anchor subunit: MDGALNFTATFSHGVEWGWPIAVYLLLAGMSGGALIAAILLKHYKKQESFSPFFKAASLLAFVSIMLGMVCLIADLEKPLLFWKILINYNFTSVMSIGVAGLCVFIPLSFLMCLYAFNDEISNFLAKSLKSFSALFALIMKILIPLYPFLSRICLIFAVIICAYTGFLISVLIRFPLLNTAVLPALFIASGLSAGISGSSLVAAALFKEDPHSSDLHSLHSVEFSVLGAEILLILMLFVSLLLGSSYQQNAAVAFYSGVWANFFWLGVVLVGFIVPFVLNFAFGKKVASLKFSFYISSLAAVIGVLLLRVFILYAGQTYSI; this comes from the coding sequence ATGGATGGTGCATTAAATTTTACTGCAACATTTTCGCATGGAGTAGAGTGGGGCTGGCCGATCGCTGTTTATCTTTTGCTAGCTGGTATGAGTGGTGGAGCGCTAATCGCTGCTATACTTTTAAAACACTATAAAAAGCAAGAGAGCTTTAGCCCATTTTTTAAGGCTGCTTCGCTTTTAGCATTTGTTAGCATCATGCTTGGTATGGTTTGCTTGATAGCTGATCTTGAAAAGCCACTTTTGTTTTGGAAAATTTTGATTAATTATAATTTCACATCAGTTATGTCTATCGGTGTTGCTGGACTTTGTGTATTTATACCGCTTAGCTTTTTGATGTGCCTTTATGCATTTAATGATGAGATTTCAAATTTCTTAGCCAAAAGTTTAAAATCCTTTAGCGCTCTTTTTGCACTAATAATGAAAATTTTAATACCGCTTTATCCATTTTTAAGTCGTATTTGTCTTATTTTTGCTGTAATAATTTGTGCTTATACTGGATTTTTGATCTCAGTTTTGATTAGATTCCCGCTCTTAAACACAGCTGTGCTTCCAGCTTTATTTATAGCTTCAGGACTAAGTGCTGGCATAAGTGGTAGTAGCTTGGTTGCAGCAGCTTTATTTAAAGAAGATCCACATTCAAGCGACCTTCATTCGCTTCATAGCGTAGAATTTAGCGTTTTGGGAGCTGAAATTTTACTCATTTTAATGCTTTTTGTATCGCTTTTACTTGGTTCAAGTTATCAGCAAAATGCAGCTGTTGCTTTTTATAGTGGCGTTTGGGCAAATTTCTTTTGGCTTGGCGTTGTGCTAGTTGGCTTCATTGTGCCTTTTGTTTTAAATTTTGCATTTGGCAAAAAAGTAGCTAGTCTAAAATTTAGCTTTTATATCAGTTCATTAGCGGCTGTTATTGGTGTTTTACTGCTTAGGGTGTTTATACTTTATGCGGGACAAACTTATAGCATTTAA
- a CDS encoding KpsF/GutQ family sugar-phosphate isomerase translates to MQTMNQIAAEVLEIEANELLRHAKNLAIENAVNLIYNTKGKVIVTGVGKSGHVGAKIAATLASTGTPSFFLHPTEAMHGDLGMIEKDDVLLAISFSGESDELIKILPHVKRFGVKIVAMARSKTSSLGKFSDAFISIDVEKEACPLNAAPTASTTLTLALGDVLAVCLMQKRGFKKEDFANFHPGGSLGKRLFLKVKDVMRSENLPIVRWNATLKSAIDTMTHGKLGTVLIVDKNGILDAILSDGDLRRALMREDFDLDEPAMKFATLHPKEIDNKEMLAVDALALIEKYKIQLLAVVENGVPVGVLHIHDLANLGL, encoded by the coding sequence ATGCAGACAATGAACCAAATCGCAGCAGAAGTTTTAGAGATAGAAGCAAACGAGCTTTTAAGGCATGCTAAAAATTTAGCCATAGAAAATGCTGTAAATTTGATATATAACACAAAGGGCAAGGTCATAGTCACGGGCGTAGGCAAGAGCGGTCATGTGGGCGCAAAGATCGCTGCTACACTTGCGAGCACTGGCACCCCAAGCTTTTTCTTACATCCAACAGAGGCTATGCACGGCGACCTTGGCATGATAGAAAAGGACGATGTTTTGTTAGCCATTAGTTTTAGTGGCGAGAGCGATGAGCTTATCAAAATTTTGCCTCATGTAAAGCGTTTTGGTGTGAAAATCGTCGCCATGGCAAGGAGTAAAACAAGCTCGCTTGGTAAATTTAGCGACGCATTTATTAGCATTGACGTAGAGAAAGAGGCCTGCCCATTAAACGCTGCTCCAACAGCATCAACTACGCTAACGTTAGCTCTTGGCGATGTGTTAGCTGTTTGTTTGATGCAAAAACGAGGCTTTAAAAAAGAGGACTTTGCAAATTTTCATCCAGGTGGTAGCCTTGGCAAGAGGCTATTTTTAAAGGTCAAAGATGTGATGAGAAGCGAAAATTTACCGATAGTTCGCTGGAATGCAACCCTAAAAAGCGCAATCGATACGATGACGCATGGCAAACTTGGCACGGTTCTCATAGTTGATAAAAATGGTATTTTGGACGCTATTTTGAGCGATGGCGATCTTAGGCGTGCGCTTATGAGGGAAGACTTTGACCTAGACGAGCCAGCGATGAAATTTGCAACACTGCATCCAAAAGAGATAGATAACAAAGAGATGTTAGCCGTAGATGCGTTAGCTTTGATAGAAAAGTATAAAATTCAGCTTCTAGCTGTCGTAGAAAATGGTGTGCCTGTGGGTGTTTTACATATCCACGACCTTGCAAATTTAGGACTATAA
- a CDS encoding 4Fe-4S dicluster domain-containing protein, translating into MQNQKNRRAFLKSMVVVAAGAGAASSGFAFKSEESVKKPHFGMIFDQNKCVGCTDCEIACREVNIVPKGQMRLFIEDKTNPKNLLDKRFVRVSCQQCVDAPCVAVCPTNACHKDPKTGIQTTNIDDCIACKYCIVACPYDVRYIDKVTHSAQSCNFCVDTNLKDEKEPACVEACRYEAIVFGDLNDEDSHISKLLAVKDSIRLRAELGTKPSLRYIPKVKMGV; encoded by the coding sequence ATGCAAAATCAAAAAAATAGAAGAGCCTTTTTAAAAAGCATGGTAGTTGTGGCTGCTGGTGCTGGTGCGGCAAGTAGTGGTTTTGCTTTTAAGAGTGAAGAAAGTGTAAAAAAACCACACTTTGGTATGATATTTGACCAAAATAAATGCGTTGGTTGCACGGATTGCGAGATAGCCTGCAGAGAAGTAAATATAGTCCCAAAAGGACAGATGAGACTTTTTATAGAAGATAAGACTAATCCTAAAAATTTACTCGATAAAAGATTTGTAAGAGTATCTTGTCAGCAGTGTGTCGATGCGCCTTGTGTAGCTGTTTGCCCAACAAACGCCTGTCACAAGGATCCAAAAACAGGCATACAGACTACAAATATAGATGACTGCATCGCCTGTAAATACTGCATCGTAGCCTGTCCATATGATGTGAGATATATCGATAAGGTTACGCACTCAGCTCAAAGCTGTAACTTTTGCGTAGATACAAATTTAAAGGACGAAAAAGAGCCAGCTTGTGTAGAAGCTTGTAGATACGAGGCGATCGTCTTTGGTGATCTTAACGATGAAGATTCGCACATCAGTAAGCTACTAGCCGTAAAAGATAGCATAAGGCTAAGAGCAGAGCTTGGCACAAAACCAAGCCTTAGATATATTCCTAAAGTAAAAATGGGGGTGTAA
- a CDS encoding FKBP-type peptidyl-prolyl cis-trans isomerase yields MKNKVLKFTLLLSLSASGLLANVDSNESYAMGATSGGYVLKGLLEQKQIGISYDADAVIKGFSDALKSELKLSDDEIAKLLNKRAESLDKIVKEKEAAKLKENLAQGKAYMEKNAKNKNVKTTKSKLQYEILKSSKKGATPKQESIIIANYKASFIDGKVFDETKEAPAHLSMLNLIPGLEEGLMLMKEGDKFKFVIPPELAYGDSGMEGIPGGETIVFEIELVKVLKPGELAEAAKKIHEKELNEGIKKPH; encoded by the coding sequence ATGAAAAATAAGGTTTTAAAATTTACACTACTTCTTAGCTTAAGTGCTTCTGGTTTGCTTGCAAATGTAGATTCAAATGAGTCTTATGCTATGGGAGCAACAAGTGGTGGATATGTTTTAAAAGGGTTACTTGAACAAAAACAAATAGGCATTAGCTACGATGCTGATGCAGTGATAAAAGGCTTTAGCGACGCGCTAAAGAGCGAGCTAAAACTAAGTGATGATGAGATAGCAAAGCTACTAAACAAAAGGGCTGAAAGCTTAGATAAGATAGTAAAAGAAAAAGAGGCTGCCAAGCTAAAAGAGAATTTAGCCCAAGGCAAAGCCTATATGGAAAAAAATGCAAAAAATAAAAATGTAAAAACAACAAAATCAAAATTGCAATATGAAATTTTAAAATCAAGCAAAAAGGGAGCGACTCCAAAACAAGAGAGTATCATCATAGCAAACTACAAAGCTAGCTTTATCGATGGTAAGGTCTTTGATGAGACAAAAGAGGCTCCAGCCCATCTTTCTATGCTAAATTTGATCCCAGGTCTTGAAGAGGGCTTAATGCTCATGAAAGAGGGCGATAAGTTTAAATTTGTTATCCCGCCAGAACTTGCGTACGGCGATAGCGGCATGGAGGGCATACCTGGAGGCGAGACTATCGTTTTTGAGATAGAGCTTGTTAAGGTCTTAAAGCCAGGTGAGTTAGCCGAGGCTGCAAAGAAAATTCACGAAAAAGAACTAAATGAGGGCATCAAAAAGCCTCATTAA